One Actinomadura viridis genomic region harbors:
- a CDS encoding ABC transporter ATP-binding protein: protein MLRVDRLSAWYGEARALREVSMRVEEGEIVTLVGRNGAGKTTLLRCLMGLHAKTSGTVALFGEDVSALGPHRRARRGLGYVPDDRGIFATLSVEENLLLPPAFSKARSRPGGGPEPWSLERVYETFPRLRERRRFPGTRLSGGEQQMLALARVLRTGARLLLCDEPTEGLSPLIVERIGEILREVKAAGVTVLLIEQNVHFAATVADRHYLLAEGRIVESLDNDQVRAREHELLEYLGI from the coding sequence ATGCTGCGCGTTGACCGGTTGTCGGCCTGGTACGGCGAGGCGCGGGCGCTGCGCGAGGTGTCGATGCGGGTCGAGGAAGGCGAGATCGTCACGCTCGTCGGCCGCAACGGCGCGGGGAAGACCACGCTGCTGCGCTGCCTGATGGGCCTGCACGCGAAGACCTCCGGCACGGTCGCCCTCTTCGGCGAGGACGTGTCCGCCCTCGGCCCCCACCGCCGCGCCCGGCGCGGCCTCGGCTACGTCCCCGACGACCGCGGGATCTTCGCGACCCTGTCGGTGGAGGAGAACCTGCTGCTTCCGCCCGCCTTCTCCAAGGCGCGGTCACGACCGGGGGGCGGGCCTGAGCCCTGGTCGCTGGAGCGGGTGTACGAGACCTTCCCCCGGCTGCGCGAGCGGCGCAGGTTCCCCGGCACCCGGCTGTCGGGCGGCGAGCAGCAGATGCTCGCGCTGGCCCGCGTCCTGCGCACCGGCGCCCGGCTGCTGCTGTGCGACGAGCCCACCGAGGGCCTGTCACCGCTGATCGTCGAGCGGATCGGCGAGATCCTCCGCGAGGTCAAGGCCGCCGGGGTCACCGTCCTGCTGATCGAGCAGAACGTGCACTTCGCCGCCACCGTCGCCGACCGCCACTACCTGCTCGCCGAGGGTCGGATCGTCGAGTCGCTGGACAACGACCAGGTCCGGGCCCGTGAACACGAACTGCTCGAATATCTCGGAATCTGA
- a CDS encoding erythromycin esterase family protein, with the protein MPPFLVRNRGWPAAVATLSAAGSLAAAPVARAEAPRGDVVEALNRGARPLRSTAPYGGTRDLRALGRMIGPAGVVGLGEATHNSHEFFALKHRVFRYLAEKKGFTTFMQEVGWGSGLRINDYVLHGKGDLRKIMREEFQGDYVLWNNEEYRRLLTWMREYNRTHRKKLQYMGDDVVYPHVRIFQEIFRYVRKRHRPDLVPRLRRLYDGLIPTTPDTKAWDRAFQKKTPAERRRVLRQSVQALELLRTLREGADPRAARWAEQQARVAIWIARVSAPAAATPALNRRDQGMAANTAWWYRNMKSKILLSAHNAHIGYAGLDPQHKIKRQGAWLRDMLGRRYVNIGLTFYRGSFNALDLRDRRRPIRRFTVGPPARGTSERVLDRVRHRDYMLDMRTVGRPARSWLEGYRRTRNIGNVYPQPYDVLALRRTYEILIHLHRVRAARLLDRTVPAAPPIRPPTRARLPATL; encoded by the coding sequence ATGCCGCCATTTCTCGTCCGGAACCGCGGCTGGCCCGCCGCGGTCGCCACGCTGTCGGCCGCCGGATCGCTGGCCGCCGCACCGGTCGCCCGAGCGGAGGCGCCGCGCGGGGACGTCGTCGAGGCCCTGAACCGCGGCGCGCGCCCGCTGCGGTCGACCGCGCCGTACGGCGGGACGCGCGACCTCCGCGCGCTCGGCCGGATGATCGGGCCCGCCGGGGTCGTGGGGCTGGGCGAGGCCACGCACAACTCCCACGAGTTCTTCGCCCTCAAGCACCGCGTCTTCCGCTACCTGGCGGAGAAGAAGGGATTCACCACCTTCATGCAGGAGGTGGGCTGGGGCTCGGGCCTCCGCATCAACGACTATGTCCTGCACGGCAAAGGCGACCTGCGGAAGATCATGCGGGAGGAGTTCCAGGGCGACTACGTCCTGTGGAACAACGAGGAGTACCGCCGCCTCCTCACGTGGATGCGCGAGTACAACCGGACGCACCGCAAGAAACTGCAGTACATGGGCGATGACGTCGTGTATCCGCACGTCCGGATCTTCCAGGAGATCTTCCGTTACGTCCGGAAGCGGCACCGCCCCGACCTGGTCCCCCGGCTCAGGAGGCTCTACGACGGCCTCATTCCCACCACCCCGGACACCAAGGCATGGGACCGCGCGTTCCAGAAGAAGACGCCCGCCGAGCGGCGGCGCGTGCTCCGCCAGTCCGTCCAGGCGCTGGAACTGCTGAGGACGCTGCGCGAGGGAGCCGACCCCAGGGCGGCCCGCTGGGCCGAGCAGCAGGCGAGGGTCGCCATCTGGATCGCCCGGGTGTCCGCACCGGCCGCGGCGACCCCGGCGCTGAACCGGCGCGACCAGGGCATGGCCGCGAACACGGCCTGGTGGTACCGGAACATGAAGAGCAAGATCCTTCTGTCGGCCCACAACGCCCACATCGGCTACGCCGGGCTCGATCCCCAGCACAAGATCAAGCGGCAGGGGGCCTGGCTGCGCGACATGCTCGGGCGCCGCTACGTGAACATCGGCCTCACCTTCTACCGGGGCTCGTTCAACGCCCTCGACCTCAGGGACCGGCGCCGGCCCATCCGGAGGTTCACCGTCGGGCCGCCCGCGCGGGGCACCAGCGAACGCGTCCTGGACCGGGTGCGCCACCGCGACTACATGCTCGACATGCGCACGGTGGGACGGCCGGCCCGTTCCTGGCTGGAGGGGTACCGCCGGACCCGCAACATCGGCAACGTCTACCCGCAGCCGTACGACGTCCTCGCGCTCCGCCGTACGTACGAGATCCTCATCCATCTGCACCGGGTCAGGGCCGCCCGCCTGCTGGACAGGACCGTCCCCGCGGCGCCGCCGATCCGCCCGCCGACCCGCGCGCGGCTGCCGGCCACGCTCTGA
- a CDS encoding erythromycin esterase family protein gives MPSPFLRAPRRPGLLVTVAVGAGCLVAPAPAPPAQGSPPYRPRQDHARGQDVVRALERGAHPLRSTAPYGGLKDLRPLGRIVGDAGVVGLGEATHGSHEFFALKHRVFRYLVEKKGFTTFMQELGWGTGLRLNDYVLRGEGNPRQIMLEEFRHAYTLFRVKEYLRLIEWMRAYNKTHRRKLQFMGNDVYYPHDRIFQEIFDYARERHRPDLIPRLTRLYDGLIPGKDVGAWLVRYHRKSRAERLRMVRRATEARRLVRSLRPGAGRKAAGWAEQQARVVLWTAKAHAAEDFSNYRDEGMAFNTVWWHRHKKSKILLSAHDAHVGATGLDPEHTAKRQGVWMRELLGRRYLPIGLTFYRGSFNAFDSSVPDEPLTKFTIGPPPRGNTERVLDRVPYRDYMLDMRTVREPARSWLDTVRPIRNIGSSFPEVNDHFALRRTYQVLIHLHRVTAARIIGEKVVTAPRARSRERDELPATR, from the coding sequence ATGCCATCTCCGTTCCTCCGTGCTCCTCGCCGGCCGGGCCTCCTGGTCACGGTGGCGGTCGGCGCCGGCTGCCTCGTCGCACCCGCGCCCGCCCCGCCCGCCCAGGGGTCGCCGCCGTACCGGCCGCGCCAGGATCACGCCCGCGGGCAGGACGTGGTCCGCGCGCTCGAACGCGGCGCCCACCCGCTGCGGTCCACCGCCCCGTACGGCGGCCTGAAGGACCTGCGCCCGTTAGGCCGGATCGTCGGGGACGCGGGGGTGGTGGGCCTGGGCGAGGCCACGCACGGGTCGCACGAGTTCTTCGCCCTCAAGCACCGCGTCTTCCGGTACCTGGTGGAGAAGAAGGGATTCACCACCTTCATGCAGGAACTGGGCTGGGGGACGGGCCTCCGGCTCAACGACTACGTCCTGCGCGGCGAGGGGAACCCCCGGCAGATCATGCTGGAGGAGTTCAGGCACGCCTACACCCTGTTCCGCGTCAAGGAGTACCTGCGGCTCATCGAGTGGATGCGCGCCTACAACAAGACCCACCGCAGGAAGCTGCAGTTCATGGGGAACGACGTCTACTACCCGCATGACCGGATCTTCCAGGAGATCTTCGACTACGCCCGCGAGCGGCACCGGCCGGACCTGATCCCCCGGCTCACGAGGCTGTACGACGGGCTGATCCCCGGCAAGGACGTCGGCGCATGGCTGGTGCGGTACCACCGCAAGTCACGGGCCGAGCGCCTCCGGATGGTCCGCCGGGCGACCGAGGCACGGCGGCTGGTGCGGAGCCTGCGGCCCGGGGCGGGCCGCAAGGCGGCCGGCTGGGCCGAGCAGCAGGCGCGGGTCGTCCTGTGGACGGCCAAGGCGCACGCGGCCGAGGACTTCTCCAACTACCGCGACGAGGGGATGGCCTTCAACACCGTCTGGTGGCACCGGCACAAGAAGAGCAAGATCCTTCTGTCCGCGCACGACGCGCACGTCGGCGCCACGGGCCTGGACCCCGAGCACACGGCCAAGCGGCAGGGCGTCTGGATGCGCGAGCTGCTCGGCCGCCGCTACCTGCCCATCGGCCTTACCTTCTACCGGGGGTCGTTCAACGCCTTCGACAGCAGCGTCCCGGACGAGCCCCTGACGAAGTTCACCATCGGGCCGCCCCCGCGAGGCAACACCGAACGCGTCCTCGACCGGGTGCCCTACCGCGACTACATGCTCGACATGCGCACGGTGCGGGAACCGGCCCGCTCCTGGCTGGACACCGTCCGCCCGATCCGGAACATCGGCTCGTCCTTCCCGGAGGTCAACGACCACTTCGCGCTGCGCCGGACCTATCAGGTCCTGATCCACCTGCACCGGGTCACGGCGGCCCGCATCATCGGCGAGAAGGTCGTCACGGCGCCGCGGGCCCGCTCGCGCGAACGGGACGAGCTCCCCGCCACCAGGTGA
- a CDS encoding branched-chain amino acid ABC transporter permease has product MILSRLAGRPVLLAAGLVAALVLPWVVYPPVALDIACWALFAAAVDLLLGFTGLLSFGHAAFWGGSAYCTGLIALHTGLPFPVAIIGGAAFAAALAVPIGLLSVRLRGIYFAMVTLAFAQMVYFVANQWRDVTGGENGLQGIPRELFGLDLSEPFYFYYAGLPFVLFGLFAAWRIVRSPFGRVLVSIRDNPARARALGYPVDRYKLLAFVLSAALSGIAGGLFAIGHGFASLQEVYWTTSGQAVMMVVLGGIGTLWGGTIGAALIVQLHDNLASAGFQEIGIVTGSIFIVVVLLFRRGIWGTARHLLVTRRTAASTEQPAPERQEAADASV; this is encoded by the coding sequence ATGATCCTGTCCCGGCTGGCCGGACGGCCGGTGCTGCTGGCCGCCGGCCTGGTCGCCGCCCTGGTCCTGCCGTGGGTGGTCTACCCGCCGGTGGCGCTGGACATCGCCTGCTGGGCGTTGTTCGCCGCCGCCGTGGACCTGCTCCTCGGCTTCACCGGGCTGCTGTCGTTCGGGCATGCCGCGTTCTGGGGCGGCTCCGCGTACTGCACCGGCCTGATCGCCCTGCACACCGGGCTGCCGTTCCCGGTCGCGATCATCGGCGGCGCGGCGTTCGCGGCGGCGCTGGCGGTCCCGATCGGCCTGCTGTCGGTCCGGCTGCGCGGCATCTACTTCGCCATGGTCACCCTCGCGTTCGCCCAGATGGTCTACTTCGTCGCCAACCAGTGGCGGGACGTGACGGGCGGCGAGAACGGGCTCCAGGGCATTCCCAGGGAGCTGTTCGGGCTGGACCTGTCCGAGCCGTTCTACTTCTACTACGCGGGCCTGCCGTTCGTGCTGTTCGGCCTCTTCGCGGCCTGGCGGATCGTGCGCTCGCCGTTCGGCCGGGTGCTGGTGTCGATCCGCGACAACCCGGCGCGGGCCCGCGCCCTCGGCTACCCGGTGGACCGCTACAAGCTGCTCGCCTTCGTCCTGTCGGCCGCGCTGTCGGGGATCGCCGGCGGCCTGTTCGCCATCGGCCACGGGTTCGCCTCGCTGCAGGAGGTGTACTGGACCACCTCCGGGCAGGCCGTGATGATGGTCGTGCTCGGCGGCATCGGCACGCTGTGGGGCGGCACGATCGGCGCGGCCCTGATCGTCCAGCTGCACGACAACCTGGCCAGTGCCGGGTTCCAGGAGATCGGCATCGTCACCGGCTCGATCTTCATCGTCGTGGTGCTGCTCTTCCGCCGCGGCATCTGGGGCACCGCCCGCCACCTGCTGGTCACCCGCCGTACGGCGGCGTCCACCGAGCAGCCGGCACCCGAACGCCAGGAGGCGGCCGACGCCTCCGTCTGA
- a CDS encoding ABC transporter ATP-binding protein gives MTGGPSAGPPPDGPAPVLRARGLVREFRGFRAVDGVDLDVAEGQVHALVGPNGAGKTTLFNLLTGFLRPSAGSVLLEGRRELAGRDPETIARLGVARSFQITSLFAELTPRRHVELALASRTGLGWRFWRSDRVLDRFAGRTAELLDQVGLGDHGDVPAGLLAYGRKRALELALALALDPKVLLLDEPTAGMGVEDVDRTIELVRRIRAGRTVVLVEHNMNVVASLADRVTVLQHGRVLAEGPYAEIRNDPRVITAYLGDSHAAR, from the coding sequence ATGACGGGAGGGCCCAGTGCCGGCCCGCCGCCTGACGGCCCGGCCCCCGTTCTGAGGGCACGGGGCCTGGTCCGGGAGTTCCGCGGTTTCCGGGCCGTGGACGGCGTGGACCTGGACGTCGCGGAGGGCCAGGTGCACGCGCTGGTGGGCCCGAACGGAGCGGGCAAGACCACGCTGTTCAACCTGCTCACCGGCTTTCTGCGGCCCAGCGCGGGCAGCGTGCTGCTGGAGGGGCGCCGCGAGCTGGCCGGCCGCGACCCCGAGACGATCGCCCGCCTCGGCGTGGCCCGCTCGTTCCAGATCACCAGCCTGTTCGCCGAGCTGACCCCGCGGCGGCACGTGGAACTGGCGCTGGCGAGCCGTACCGGGCTGGGCTGGCGCTTCTGGCGTTCGGACCGCGTGCTCGACCGCTTCGCCGGGCGCACCGCCGAGCTGCTCGACCAGGTCGGTCTCGGCGACCACGGCGACGTCCCGGCGGGCCTGCTCGCGTACGGGCGCAAGCGGGCGCTGGAACTGGCGCTCGCCCTGGCCCTGGACCCCAAGGTGCTCCTGCTCGACGAGCCGACCGCCGGGATGGGCGTGGAGGACGTGGACCGCACCATCGAGCTGGTCCGCCGGATCCGGGCCGGGCGGACCGTCGTCCTGGTCGAGCACAACATGAACGTCGTCGCCAGCCTCGCCGACCGGGTGACCGTGCTCCAGCACGGCCGGGTGCTCGCCGAGGGGCCGTACGCCGAGATCCGCAACGACCCGCGCGTCATCACCGCCTACCTCGGAGACTCCCATGCTGCGCGTTGA
- a CDS encoding helix-turn-helix domain-containing protein, with protein MSCTVFLDLLAREASPVEFEGPLVAARAAGAAPEALAELEAAKIAALRVRTIMRRHARREAELAALFDTASDLAGLRDHDAVLEAIVRRARRLLNADIAYMTLNDDERGDTYMRVTDGSVSAAFRRLRLPMGAGLGGLVAQTAMPYTSAHYLKDPQFRHRDFIDEAVAEEALVAITAVPMRLGSRVIGVLYAANRSERPFDREESVLLGSLAAHAAVAIDNARLLEETRTALEELSAANAVVQARSAAVERAAQAHDRMTALVVRGGGAEDVAAVVTEVLGGTLLVLDAEGRPLAGAGDPGPLGAEEFAAVTAAAHSARAQGRTVRRGDLWIASVSTGEEVLGTLVLRTPEEVSDADQRILERAALVTALLMLLRRSVTEAEGRVRGELLDDLLAGRVSDADALTARARLVHVDLAEPHVVLSARCAAPEQRGRAAFWASSHAAVARGLSAARGEEIVLLLPGDRPGDAARRVAKELGASLAAPVTVGAAGPVRAPGAVAAAHREARRCADALLALGRAGDGAGAGELGFVGLLIGGDRDVGGFLDSVLGPVLDYDARRGTTLVRTLEDYFGTGCSLSRTAERLHIHVNTVTQRLDRVGRLLGEGWQDPGRALEIQLALRLHRLQR; from the coding sequence ATGTCCTGCACCGTCTTCCTCGATCTGCTGGCCCGGGAGGCGTCGCCCGTCGAGTTCGAGGGGCCGCTGGTGGCGGCCCGCGCGGCAGGGGCGGCCCCGGAGGCGCTGGCCGAGCTGGAGGCCGCGAAGATCGCCGCGCTCCGGGTCCGCACGATCATGCGCCGGCACGCCCGCCGGGAGGCGGAGCTGGCGGCGCTGTTCGACACCGCCAGCGACCTGGCCGGGCTGCGCGACCACGACGCGGTGCTGGAGGCGATCGTCCGCCGCGCCCGGCGGCTGCTGAACGCCGACATCGCCTACATGACGCTGAACGACGACGAGCGCGGCGACACCTACATGCGGGTGACCGACGGCTCGGTCTCGGCGGCGTTCCGGCGGCTGCGGCTGCCGATGGGCGCCGGGCTGGGCGGCCTGGTGGCGCAGACGGCGATGCCGTACACCAGCGCCCACTACCTGAAGGACCCGCAGTTCCGGCATCGCGACTTCATCGACGAGGCGGTGGCCGAGGAGGCGCTGGTCGCGATCACGGCGGTGCCGATGCGGCTGGGCAGCCGGGTGATCGGCGTGCTGTACGCGGCCAACCGCAGCGAGCGGCCGTTCGACCGGGAGGAGTCGGTGCTGCTGGGCTCGCTGGCCGCGCACGCCGCCGTGGCCATCGACAACGCCCGGCTGCTGGAGGAGACCCGGACGGCGCTGGAGGAGCTGAGCGCGGCCAACGCGGTCGTTCAGGCGCGCAGCGCGGCGGTCGAGCGGGCGGCGCAGGCGCACGACCGGATGACCGCCCTGGTGGTGCGGGGCGGCGGCGCCGAGGACGTGGCCGCGGTGGTCACCGAGGTCCTCGGCGGGACCCTGCTCGTCCTGGACGCCGAAGGGCGCCCGCTGGCGGGGGCCGGGGACCCGGGGCCGCTCGGCGCGGAGGAGTTCGCCGCCGTGACGGCCGCCGCGCACTCCGCCCGCGCCCAGGGCCGTACGGTCCGGCGCGGCGACCTGTGGATCGCCTCGGTCTCCACCGGCGAGGAGGTGCTGGGCACGCTGGTGCTGCGCACGCCGGAGGAGGTGTCGGACGCCGACCAGCGCATCCTGGAACGGGCGGCGCTGGTCACGGCGCTGCTGATGCTGCTGCGCCGCAGCGTGACCGAGGCCGAGGGGCGGGTCCGGGGCGAGCTGCTGGACGACCTGCTGGCCGGCCGGGTGTCGGACGCCGACGCGCTCACGGCGCGGGCCCGCCTGGTGCACGTGGACCTGGCGGAGCCGCACGTGGTGCTGTCGGCGCGGTGCGCCGCGCCGGAGCAGCGGGGGCGCGCGGCGTTCTGGGCGTCCTCGCACGCGGCGGTGGCGCGCGGCCTGTCGGCGGCCCGGGGCGAGGAGATCGTGCTGCTGCTGCCGGGCGACCGTCCCGGCGACGCCGCCCGCAGGGTCGCCAAGGAACTGGGCGCGTCGCTGGCGGCGCCCGTCACCGTCGGCGCGGCCGGGCCGGTGCGCGCGCCGGGAGCGGTGGCCGCCGCCCACCGGGAGGCGCGGCGCTGCGCCGACGCGCTGCTGGCCCTCGGCCGGGCCGGGGACGGCGCGGGCGCCGGCGAGCTGGGCTTCGTCGGCCTGCTCATCGGCGGCGACCGCGACGTCGGGGGTTTCCTGGACTCCGTGCTCGGCCCGGTCCTGGACTACGACGCCCGCCGGGGCACCACGCTCGTCCGGACGCTGGAGGACTACTTCGGCACCGGGTGCAGCCTGTCCAGGACGGCCGAGCGGCTGCACATCCACGTCAACACGGTCACGCAGCGGCTCGACCGGGTCGGCCGCCTCCTGGGCGAGGGCTGGCAGGATCCCGGCCGCGCCCTGGAGATCCAGCTGGCCCTGCGCCTGCACCGCCTCCAGCGCTGA
- a CDS encoding ABC transporter substrate-binding protein, producing MRLMGCGLAAAGVLLAGCAGGPGGGGGKISDGKVVLAVLNDQTAVYADVSGRNSVEAVRMAVADYKAKYGGKAASTEIEVVAADHQNKPDVANSKAQELYDRRRADVILDVPTSSAALAVANVAKNKKKIFIDVGAATTELEGKQCNKYTFHYGYNSYMLAHGTGTAVTQDGAKNWYIVYPDYAFGQDMQKTFTAAVQKAGGKVVKADPAPFPNDNFSTFLLKAPGMNPKPQVLGTMQAGGDLVNLVKQYNEYKLREKGVGLAAGLMFLSDIHSLGPDAMAGTRFTDAWYWNADPKNRAWADRFQAKTGKRPTSVHAANYSAALQYLEAVQRGGTDKADDVVGQLEGRKVEDVFARNGTIRAEDHLLLHDAYLAQVKPSAEVKEPWDYQRILKTIPASEAFQPQPDPACKL from the coding sequence ATGAGACTGATGGGCTGCGGCCTCGCCGCCGCGGGAGTGCTGCTGGCCGGGTGCGCGGGGGGACCGGGCGGCGGCGGAGGGAAGATCAGCGACGGGAAGGTGGTGCTGGCCGTCCTGAACGACCAGACCGCCGTCTACGCCGACGTCTCCGGGCGCAACAGCGTCGAGGCCGTCCGGATGGCCGTCGCCGACTACAAGGCCAAGTACGGCGGCAAGGCGGCGTCCACCGAGATCGAGGTCGTCGCCGCCGACCACCAGAACAAGCCCGACGTCGCCAACTCCAAGGCCCAGGAGCTCTACGACCGGCGGCGCGCCGACGTGATCCTGGACGTGCCGACCTCGTCGGCCGCGCTCGCCGTCGCCAACGTCGCCAAGAACAAGAAGAAGATCTTCATCGACGTCGGGGCGGCGACCACCGAGCTGGAAGGCAAGCAGTGCAACAAGTACACCTTCCACTACGGCTACAACAGCTACATGCTGGCCCACGGCACCGGGACGGCGGTGACCCAGGACGGGGCGAAGAACTGGTACATCGTCTACCCCGACTACGCCTTCGGCCAGGACATGCAGAAGACGTTCACCGCGGCCGTGCAGAAGGCCGGCGGGAAGGTGGTCAAGGCCGATCCGGCCCCGTTCCCCAACGACAACTTCTCCACGTTCCTGCTGAAGGCGCCCGGCATGAACCCCAAGCCGCAGGTGCTCGGCACCATGCAGGCCGGCGGTGACCTGGTCAACCTGGTCAAGCAGTACAACGAGTACAAGCTGCGGGAGAAGGGCGTGGGGCTGGCCGCCGGGCTGATGTTCCTCAGCGACATCCACTCGCTGGGCCCGGACGCGATGGCGGGGACCCGCTTCACCGACGCCTGGTACTGGAACGCCGACCCGAAGAACCGCGCCTGGGCCGACAGGTTCCAGGCCAAGACGGGCAAGCGGCCCACCTCCGTCCACGCCGCCAACTACTCCGCCGCGCTGCAGTACCTGGAGGCCGTGCAGCGGGGCGGCACCGACAAGGCCGACGACGTGGTCGGGCAGCTCGAAGGCCGCAAGGTCGAGGACGTCTTCGCCCGCAACGGGACGATCCGGGCCGAGGACCACCTGCTGCTGCACGACGCCTACCTGGCCCAGGTGAAGCCGTCCGCCGAGGTCAAGGAGCCCTGGGACTACCAGCGGATCCTCAAGACCATCCCGGCGTCGGAGGCGTTCCAGCCGCAGCCCGACCCCGCCTGCAAGCTGTAG
- a CDS encoding ArsR/SmtB family transcription factor produces the protein MELDGCAVRVVDAPRVASVLDRLPAEQDLADTAEVFGLLSDPRRLRLLVALLDGELCVCDLAAVSGMSESAASHALRLLRAHRVVSVRRAGRMAYYRLADAHVRMLLDLAVTHIEHTEAVHPEREL, from the coding sequence ATGGAACTGGACGGGTGCGCGGTACGCGTCGTGGACGCGCCGCGCGTGGCGTCCGTCCTCGATCGCTTGCCCGCCGAGCAGGACCTGGCCGACACCGCCGAGGTGTTCGGGCTGCTCTCGGACCCCCGGCGGCTGCGGCTGCTGGTGGCCCTGCTGGACGGTGAACTGTGCGTGTGCGACCTGGCCGCCGTCAGCGGGATGAGCGAGTCGGCGGCCTCGCACGCGCTGCGGCTGTTGCGGGCGCACCGGGTGGTCAGCGTGCGCCGTGCCGGCCGGATGGCCTACTACCGGCTGGCGGACGCGCACGTGCGGATGCTGCTGGACCTGGCCGTGACCCACATCGAGCACACCGAGGCCGTTCACCCCGAAAGAGAGCTGTGA
- a CDS encoding cation diffusion facilitator family transporter, whose protein sequence is MGAGHGHGHGHGSGQVAEHAGGRHRWRLAVSFGLIGSFFVVELVYGLLSGSLALLSDAGHMAADVVTLAAALVATKIAARPDTTGRRTYGSYRAEVFASGFAVLVMLGTAAYIAVESLSRIGSHAEVSTGPMLVVGALGLAVNLAALALLRAGATESLNVRGAYLEVLADTAGSVGVIAAGVLVATTGMVLFDTLVALAIAVFVVVRAIALGRQVLAVLGQHAPEGLDVDAVAGDLAAIDGVRDVHDLHLWTLTSGMHVATAHLVTAERADPHGVLDRARDVLRDRHAIAHATLQVEPADHVGCDEVGW, encoded by the coding sequence ATGGGCGCCGGTCACGGACACGGGCACGGGCACGGATCCGGGCAGGTCGCCGAGCACGCAGGGGGCCGGCACCGCTGGCGGCTGGCCGTCTCGTTCGGCCTGATCGGGTCGTTCTTCGTGGTGGAGCTGGTGTACGGGCTCCTGTCGGGCTCGCTGGCGCTGCTGTCGGACGCCGGGCACATGGCCGCCGACGTGGTGACGCTGGCCGCCGCGCTGGTCGCCACGAAGATCGCCGCCCGTCCCGACACCACCGGCCGCCGCACCTACGGGTCGTACCGGGCCGAGGTGTTCGCCTCCGGGTTCGCGGTCCTGGTGATGCTGGGCACGGCCGCCTACATCGCGGTGGAGTCCCTGTCCCGGATCGGCTCGCACGCGGAGGTGTCCACCGGGCCGATGCTCGTCGTCGGCGCCCTGGGCCTGGCGGTCAACCTCGCCGCGCTGGCGCTGCTGCGCGCGGGCGCGACCGAGAGCCTGAACGTCAGGGGCGCCTACCTGGAGGTGCTCGCCGACACCGCCGGCTCGGTCGGCGTGATCGCCGCCGGGGTGCTGGTCGCCACCACCGGGATGGTCCTCTTCGACACCCTGGTCGCGCTCGCGATCGCGGTGTTCGTGGTGGTCCGCGCGATCGCGCTGGGCCGCCAGGTGCTGGCCGTGCTGGGCCAGCACGCCCCCGAGGGCCTGGACGTGGACGCGGTGGCCGGCGACCTGGCCGCCATCGACGGCGTCCGGGACGTCCACGACCTGCACCTGTGGACGCTGACCTCCGGCATGCACGTGGCCACCGCCCACCTGGTGACCGCGGAGCGCGCCGACCCGCACGGGGTCCTGGACCGGGCCCGCGACGTGCTGCGCGACCGGCACGCGATCGCCCACGCCACCCTCCAGGTCGAACCGGCCGATCACGTCGGCTGCGACGAGGTCGGCTGGTGA
- a CDS encoding branched-chain amino acid ABC transporter permease, producing the protein MLQQAFNGLVGGAFYALLALGLAVIFGMLGVVNFAHGAFYMLGAFGAFVALDSFGLNFWLALALVPVLLGAAGVALERLFIRRLAPLDPLYNFLFTFGLALILQDLVKRSYGVQSQPYPRPSELGGSIDLGLFTYPAYQVFVLAVSAVVCGAVWVVLTRTRVGMIVRAATERPELTRALGIDVGRWVTPVFGFGIALAGFAGVLAAPMRAVNPLMGADLIITVFAVVVIGGLGSVFGSVAAGFAVGLASALGNLYAPALSQTLVFILMAAVLLWRPAGLFGREEAFR; encoded by the coding sequence ATGCTCCAGCAGGCGTTCAACGGGCTGGTGGGCGGGGCGTTCTACGCCCTGCTCGCCCTCGGCCTGGCCGTCATCTTCGGCATGCTCGGCGTGGTCAACTTCGCCCACGGCGCGTTCTACATGCTCGGCGCCTTCGGGGCGTTCGTCGCGCTCGACTCGTTCGGGCTGAACTTCTGGCTCGCCCTGGCGCTGGTCCCGGTGCTGCTCGGGGCGGCCGGGGTCGCCCTGGAACGGCTGTTCATCCGGCGGCTGGCGCCGCTCGACCCCCTCTACAACTTCCTGTTCACGTTCGGGCTGGCGCTGATCCTCCAGGACCTGGTGAAGCGGAGCTACGGCGTGCAGTCCCAGCCGTACCCGCGGCCGTCGGAGCTGGGCGGCTCGATCGACCTCGGCCTGTTCACCTACCCCGCCTACCAGGTGTTCGTGCTGGCGGTGTCGGCGGTGGTGTGCGGCGCGGTGTGGGTCGTCCTCACCCGGACCCGGGTCGGGATGATCGTGCGGGCCGCCACCGAGCGGCCCGAGCTGACCCGCGCCCTGGGCATCGACGTCGGCCGCTGGGTGACCCCGGTGTTCGGCTTCGGCATCGCGCTGGCCGGGTTCGCCGGGGTGCTGGCCGCGCCGATGCGGGCGGTCAACCCGCTGATGGGCGCCGACCTGATCATCACCGTGTTCGCGGTGGTGGTGATCGGCGGGCTGGGCTCGGTGTTCGGCTCGGTCGCCGCGGGCTTCGCGGTCGGCCTGGCGTCGGCGCTGGGCAACCTGTACGCGCCCGCGCTCTCCCAGACCCTGGTGTTCATCCTCATGGCGGCCGTCCTGCTGTGGCGCCCGGCCGGCCTGTTCGGACGTGAGGAGGCGTTCCGATGA